The DNA region CGCGCTCAGCGCCGTGCGCCTCAACCCGCAGGACGCCCGCGCCCGCGCGACCCTGGGCAGCATCCGCCTGGGCCTGGGCCTGTACGACGCCGCCCGCAACGACGCCGCCCTGGTCCTGACCCTCAAACCCGACACGGTCACCCACGCCCAGGCGCTGTACATCCAGGGCGTGGCCGCGTACCAGACCAAGGCGTACGCGCAGGCCCGCGCGGCCCTCCAGGCCAGCCTGGCCCGGCAGGCCAGCGCCGACACTGCCCTGTGGCTGGGCCTCACCGCCTACGCCCAGAAGGACTACGCCGCCGCCATCGACGCCCTCACCCAGAGCGTGAAGTTCAGCCCCACCGCGAACGCCCGGCAGAACCTCGCGTCCGCGCTGCTGGCCGGCGCCCGCTACGCCGAAGCCGAAGCGATCCTGAAGGGCCTCGTGCAGGAACAGGCGAAAAATGCCGAGGCGTGGTACCTGCTCGGCCTCAGCCAGCGCGCCCAGGGCCGCGAGGCCGACGCCCGCGTGTCCCTCCGCACGGCCGCCGGCCTGGGCAACACCCGCGCCCGTGACGCCCTGAAATCCTGACCTCCGGCGCCCGAGACTGACACCATGACAACCACCAAAACCACCCCCAAGAAACCCCCCGCCCCCCGTGGCCGCGCCGCCGGCCGCCGCTGGCCCGACCTGATGATCGGCGCGCTGGTCCTGCTGCTGCTCGGCGGCTTCGGCACCCTTCTCCTGCGCAAGGAGCCTGCGCCCGCCGCCGTGGTCGCGCAGACACCGCCCACCATCCCCAGCGCGCCCGGCTCCGACCTGAGCACCCCGGACGCCGAGGCTGCTGCCCCCGTCCAGCCGGTCCCCGAAGCGCCGGAAAGCGAGGCTCCGGCCGCGGCTGAACCGGAGCCGGCCCCGGCCCCCGCTCCCGAAGCGGCCGCGCCGGCCAGCACACCCGTGACCGAAACGCCCGCTCCCACACCGGCACCCGCCGAGGCGCCTGCCCCGGCCGCAACGCAGCCCACCACCACCATCACCCCTCCGGTGAGCGTGACGCCCCCCGCGGCCGAGGTGCCCAGCGCCGAGACCCTGCCTGAAACGCCGGCCCCCGCCGAACCGGCCGTGCCCAGCGTGCCCCCGCGCGCGGGCGGCGCCGTGGCGACCAGCGAGAGCCGCGTGCCGCTGCGCAGCGACTACCGCATCAGCCTGGGCAGCTTCCCCAGCGAGGCCGCCGTCCGCTCCCGCACCGCCGCCGTCGCCGGGCTCGGGTACACCGTCTACCCCATCAACGTCGGCAGCGGCTTCGTGGCGCAGGTCGGTCCCTTCGCCGACGAGACCGCCGCCCGCGAGGCCCTCACGGACATCCAGCGGGCCCTGCCCGGCGCGCTCGTGTACCCGCCCCGCGGTGTCAGCGCCACCCAGGGCAGCGCCGCGCCCAGCCCGGCCACGCCGGCCGCCCCCGCCACCGAGACCACCACGCCCGCCCCGGCTCCGGCCGCCACCGCCGACACGCCCACCTACCTGCAGGTCGGGGCCTTCGACCGGGTGGAAAGCGCCCAGGCCCTCGTGCAGCAGCTGCGTGACCTCGGCTACGACCCGAACGTGAACGCCCCTGAAGGCCGCAAGGTCACCGTGTCTGTCGGCCCCTACACCGGCGACGCCCTGACCCGCACCGAATCGCGCCTCACCGAGAACGGCCTGGACCACTTCCGAGTGCGCTGATGTCCGACGTGCCCACCGCCGCCATCAGCCGCCTCGTCACCTACCTCCGCATCCTCGAAGGCCTGGAGCGCGACGCTGAAGGCAAACCCCCCACCGACCCCGCCCACTGGGTCAAGAGCGGCGCGCTCGCCGCGCACGCCGGCGTCACCGCCTTCCAGGTGCGCAAGGACCTGAACTACTTCGGACGGCTCGGCACGCGCGGCACCGGGTACAACGTGCACGTCCTGCGCCGCGAACTCCTGCGCGTCCTCGGCCTGAACCAGACCTGGAACGTCGTGATCGTCGGCCTCGGACGGCTCGGGCAGGCCATCACCAACTACCCCGGCGCCACCGACTACCAGTTCCAGTACGTGGGCCTCTTCGACACCAACCCCGCCCTGATCGGCACCCGCTTCCATCACCTCACCGTGCAGCACACCGACGAACTCGCCGCGTTCGTGCAGGAGCAGCAGGTGGACATGGGCTTTCTCGCCGTTCCCCCGGAACACGCCCAGGAGGCCGCTCAGGCGCTTGCAAGCGCCGGGGTGAAAGGCATCCTGAATTTTGCCCCCGTCGTCATTCAACCCAGAACATTAGAACGTAACGGAATACATGAACTTTCTGAAGAATGGCGTGGTGTAATCGTGGAGAATGTCGACTTCCTCGCCGGAATGAAACGTCTCACCTTTTACATCCGCAACCCCCCCCTGAAGGACGCCACCACCCCGGAGGACACCGAATGAAGATGAAAAAGCTCCTGCTGCTCACCCTGCCCCTCATCGTCACCGCCTGCACATCCGGTGACGGGGGCTTCGGCGCCTCCGTAGTGAACGTCACCGCCAGCCCCGACCAGATCGTGACCGTCAACAGCACCACCACCACCGGCACCACGAACTACACCTTCACCAACAAGGCCGGCAGCAGCGCCACCACCATCAACACCGCCACCCTCAGCTGGAAAGACACCACCGGCGCCACCCGCACCGAAACGGTCGCCATCCCCGGGTTCACCCTGCCCGCCGGCTTTACCTGCGCCGCCGCCGGCGCCGACCCCTACGCTCAGTGCAACTACAACGACGCCGGCACCACTGCCGGCGACCGCAGCGTCACCCGCGCCATCAACGACGCCGAACTGTTCGCGAAAGTCTTCACCGCCAACCAGAGCGTCACCGCCCTCCCTGTCACCGTGCAGTTCAACAGCACGGCCAACGCCCTGAACTTCACCTTCAACTCCGCCAATACAACCGGCGGTGGGGAAGGCGACCCAGCCGAGACAGCACCAGCCCCGCTGCTCACGGTCAACACCACGGGAACCCAGCCTTACAGCGGCAATCTCAGTGTCAGCATCTCTGGGAACTTCGCCGTGACCAGCACCGTCAAGACCCTTGTACTGCAAGTGACCGACAACAAGGGCAACATCGACAACACCACCTACACCAGCACCAACCCCAGCGCCACCTTCAGCATCGACACCTCCAAGTACCCGGATGGCGCCCTCACCCTGCGCGCCATTGCCATCACTGCCAGTGGTCTGACGGGCACCAGCGCCCCTCAGACTGTGCAGATTCAGAACGTCTCCGCGCCTGTCATGCAGATTCTTAGCCCGGATTCGGGAGCCACGCTGACTGGCCCCAGCACGGTGCGCGTGCAGATCCGCCAGTCCACCAGTACCTTCACGTTGGCTGACCTGGACGGTGCCGGCAATGATGTTCGCATTGACGTGCGTGACTTCCGTGGGCAGATCGTGAAAACGACCTACGGCCAGGCCATCAAAGTCAGCGACGGAATCTATGAGGCATTCATTCCTCTTGATCTGATTGGCTCGGACTTTTCTAGCAACGCCTACACCATTACTGCCACCGCGCAGGCAACCCTGAATGACGGTACCAGCCGCAACTTGAATGCCAACACGTCCGTGAGTACCCAGGTGAGCGACAACAAGCCTCCTGCACTGAGCATCATCATGCCGGCGTACATCACTGATCCCTATGCCAACCTCATTCGCCCCACTATTTCCCGCAACTCGGCATTCATGATTCAAGCCAGCGATGACAACGGCGTGTCCAGCCTTCGTGTGGACTTTGTGTGTGACCCAGCGACTGCGCTCGCAAATCAGCAGTGCCCTGTGGCGCCCTATACCTATAACATCCCCGTTGGTAAGGGCGGCGTCATTCAGCGAGTCTTCGACATTGGGGCTCTGATGGACGGACAGCCTTACATTCAGAATGGCAACTACACTATGCGCATCACTGCCTATGACGGCGCCAACGCCAACATTCAGGAGATGCCTGTTCAGATATCCCGTGACATTCAGAATGAATCCATCGCCGGCCTGAGCAACCAGATGAGCGTGCAGGTTGTGCCTGACTTCACGCCCGGAGCCCTGAACCCAACGGCAGCTACCTGGTCCCTCGTCGGTACACCTACGCATGATGTGCGTGTGGTCACACTGGCATACGACAATACCGTTGTGCTGGCCGAGCCGACCCGCACGAATGTCGCACCAATCGTCCCAGCTGGGACGCCTATCGGCATCACCCAATCCTTCGCGAAGGAAGGAA from Deinococcus ficus includes:
- a CDS encoding redox-sensing transcriptional repressor Rex, translated to MSDVPTAAISRLVTYLRILEGLERDAEGKPPTDPAHWVKSGALAAHAGVTAFQVRKDLNYFGRLGTRGTGYNVHVLRRELLRVLGLNQTWNVVIVGLGRLGQAITNYPGATDYQFQYVGLFDTNPALIGTRFHHLTVQHTDELAAFVQEQQVDMGFLAVPPEHAQEAAQALASAGVKGILNFAPVVIQPRTLERNGIHELSEEWRGVIVENVDFLAGMKRLTFYIRNPPLKDATTPEDTE
- a CDS encoding SPOR domain-containing protein is translated as MTTTKTTPKKPPAPRGRAAGRRWPDLMIGALVLLLLGGFGTLLLRKEPAPAAVVAQTPPTIPSAPGSDLSTPDAEAAAPVQPVPEAPESEAPAAAEPEPAPAPAPEAAAPASTPVTETPAPTPAPAEAPAPAATQPTTTITPPVSVTPPAAEVPSAETLPETPAPAEPAVPSVPPRAGGAVATSESRVPLRSDYRISLGSFPSEAAVRSRTAAVAGLGYTVYPINVGSGFVAQVGPFADETAAREALTDIQRALPGALVYPPRGVSATQGSAAPSPATPAAPATETTTPAPAPAATADTPTYLQVGAFDRVESAQALVQQLRDLGYDPNVNAPEGRKVTVSVGPYTGDALTRTESRLTENGLDHFRVR